The following is a genomic window from Niveispirillum cyanobacteriorum.
GTGGCGCCCATCGGCGGGTTTTGTTTTATCCTGGGCTGGCTGCTGACCGGCGTTGCCGGTCTGCGCAGCGCGGGTTAAGGGCGCGACGGAAAAAGGCGGCGCATCAGCGACAGAACCTCCATCGGGGCGTCGCCTTTCAGGGTATAGAAAATGGTCTGTGCCTGCCGACGGGTGCGGACCAACCCTTCCTGACGCAGGATGGCCAAATGCTGGGATAGGGCGGACTGCGAGAGGCCGACAAGTGCCTCCATCTCGCCCACCGATTTCTCGCCATGGGCCAAATGAAGAAGGATGCACAAACGTCGTTCATTGCCCATAGCCTTCAGCAGGGCAGCAGCGGCGTCGGTCTTGACAGGCAGTGTCATGGCATCCATAGCCAGGGGGAAACTGGACCGTCCCACGCCCCCGTCAAGCCCCGGACCCAGAAGATTTTCCAAGAAAGGAAAAGCCCATGGATGCCGCCATCCAGGCCGATGTCACGCTGGATTGTTCGGGCCTGAAATGCCCGATGCCGGTGCTGCGCGCGGCCAAGGCGCTGCGGGGCATGATTGCCGGTCAGGTCCTGTCCGTGACGGCAACCGACAAGGCAGCGCCCAAGGATTTTCAGACCTTCTGTGCCGAAGGCGGCCATGCGCTGCTTTCGACCGATGTCCTGGGTGACACGCCCCAGGGGCAGTTGGTACGCTTTATTATCAGGCGGGGCGGATGATCTGTCGCAAAGACAGTCAAGAGCCAACCGCCCATGATGGAGTTGGCGACAACCGGCGCAAAAGACCGGCAGGCCATGTTTGAGGAAATGACCGGGGACGCCGCATCGCATGAACACGTTGCTTTTCTCCCATCCTGATTGCCTGGACCATGATACGGGCTATGGCCATCCCGAATGCGCCGATCGGCTGCGTGTCGTGCTGTCGGCGCTGGAGGATGAGGCCTTCATGTTCCTGGACCGGCGCGACGCCCCGCTGGCCACGCGGGACCAACTGGAGCGGGTGCATCCGCCCGGTCATGTCACGGCCCTTCTGGACGCCATTCCGGCCGATGGTCATGGCAGCATCGATGCCGATACGGTCCTGTCACCGGGCACTGGCAAGGCCGCCCTGCGCGCCGCCGGGGCCGTGGTCGCCGCCGTGGATGCCGTATGCGGCGGGGAGGCGCGCAATGCCTTCTGTGCGGTGCGTCCGCCCGGGCACCATGCCGAACCCGATCAAGCCATGGGTTTCTGCCTGTTCAATAATGTTGCGGTTGGGGCGGCCCATGCCCGCGCCCATCACCGCGTTCGCCGCGTCGCCATCATCGATTTCGATGTGCATCATGGCAATGGAACCCAGACCTTCTGTGAACAGGATGCCGACCTTTTCTATGGCTCCACCCACCAATGGCCGCTTTATCCCGGCACCGGATCGGTGAAGGAGAGGGGGGCATTCGGCAATATCGTCAATGCCTGCCTGCCGCCCATGGCCGGCAGCCCGGAATTCCGCCACGCCATCCAATCCACACTGATCCCGGCCCTGGATGCGTTCAAACCCGATCTGGTGATGATCTCCGCTGGGTTCGATGCGCATATGCGCGATCCCGTGGGCGGGCTGGACCTGACGGAGGATGACTTCGTCTGGGTCACGCAAAAGCTGATCGAAGTGGCGGATCGTCACGCCAAGGGCCGGATCGTCTCCGTTCTGGAAGGCGGTTACGACCTGCGCGCGCTTGCCAACAGCACCGCAGCGCATGTGAAGACATTGATGGTCGCCTGAGACTTCGTGTGACTGGCACTTGAACCGCCGGGCCGGGGGACATACAGTCCGGCCTTCCGAATGACAGTGCCGAAGCCATGACCGACCAGACCTT
Proteins encoded in this region:
- a CDS encoding ArsR/SmtB family transcription factor, which translates into the protein MTLPVKTDAAAALLKAMGNERRLCILLHLAHGEKSVGEMEALVGLSQSALSQHLAILRQEGLVRTRRQAQTIFYTLKGDAPMEVLSLMRRLFPSRP
- a CDS encoding sulfurtransferase TusA family protein, with amino-acid sequence MDAAIQADVTLDCSGLKCPMPVLRAAKALRGMIAGQVLSVTATDKAAPKDFQTFCAEGGHALLSTDVLGDTPQGQLVRFIIRRGG
- a CDS encoding histone deacetylase family protein, producing the protein MNTLLFSHPDCLDHDTGYGHPECADRLRVVLSALEDEAFMFLDRRDAPLATRDQLERVHPPGHVTALLDAIPADGHGSIDADTVLSPGTGKAALRAAGAVVAAVDAVCGGEARNAFCAVRPPGHHAEPDQAMGFCLFNNVAVGAAHARAHHRVRRVAIIDFDVHHGNGTQTFCEQDADLFYGSTHQWPLYPGTGSVKERGAFGNIVNACLPPMAGSPEFRHAIQSTLIPALDAFKPDLVMISAGFDAHMRDPVGGLDLTEDDFVWVTQKLIEVADRHAKGRIVSVLEGGYDLRALANSTAAHVKTLMVA